TAAGCCGATAGCAATCAGTCATTTATTTGGaatgtattaaaatatctaGCATCAGCGGTTGTAGAACATTGACATTAAATATGGATTTTTCATGGGCTTTATGGATGTTATACAAAGAGTATTTATTGTAGTCGGGTttctaagtacatatgtatgtatgtatgtattttgtgcttaaatatttgcatgtaaTATTCTAAGCTCGAATTACGTCTTCAttaactaataaataataagcaGTAATTGTGTAAACATAACCTAATTTTTTGAATGCATTCTTAAAGGGcaataattaaaagaataaaactataatacccttcacaaatacaaagaacttgattcctatctaatttcgtgaagatacctcgtcaaatgaaagagttttccatataatcACTGGATTCcgaacgatcagtttgtatggcagctatatgctatactgatccgatctatacaatttcttcggatattacattgCTGCTTTATAAAATAACTCATGCTAAAGTGCATGCtcttgtgaagatacctcgtcaaataaaaaagtttcccatacaagtatttgattcGGATTGTTccgttcgtatggcagctatatgctatagtggtccgatatcggtcgcgccgacaaatgagcagcttctgagtgagaaaagaacaggttaaaaattttagatcgatagttAAAAAACTGAGGTACTGGTTCGTATTTATACAGACAGACCGACAGAGGGTCtcggacgtttccttctgggtgttacaaacttcgtggcacactaaaaaaatttaattttctaattacgAACGATTTGAAAACGGTTAACGGTTTCCTCTTCTTTTTAGAGACCATGAGATAGTCTGCGCTAAATCATTATCTTTTTAACTGCATAATCCCCTCCACTTGTGATAAGCTCAAAACACTTCGTCGATCTATGAAGTGTTGCACTTTATGGAGTTTTTGGGTAACACAAAGCATTAATATCTGTCCAAGTGAGTTCCATGGATTTCGGATCAACTCtacgacctaacctaacctaacttaacatTTAAGGAAACTCTAATTGAAAAACCATCACGTGAAAATGAGAACGACAAGGTCCTACTTCACTTGTTCTCTTTTTTTGGCTATCATCAGCTGATAACGGATTCAACACTTTCAGAGCTAAAGATTTCGGAGCTATTTGCTCGTAATTTCGTAGGCACAATAAAGTATAGATTTGTATAGTACAATCTTTAATATTTTCCGACAAATCTTAAGCTGAAAGGTTAATATATTTTGTGAGCATGTTTTTTATGGCAGacatatatttaccatatactCAGAGGTTTGTCATTGTCTGCTAAGAAACGTCTACTGTTAGAAGAGATAACTCATATAGACTTTGTTTAATCGCACTTGATTCCGCCCACACCCTTCAATGTTGAATGAACTGCGACGCTATCGTAGACACTCATATCTTCTATATTAAAGGTTGAAATATGATATTATTATGAGTTTCATACTTAAGAGGTATTCACTACTCCAAGCTaccgaaatatatgtatgtatatacctatacatacataatatgtatgtacatatgtgtgtatatatattagtgtTTTTATTCATCTACTATAGATATAGAATACAGAGGTATGATACTCCTCATATAGGGACCCCACTAATGCAGAAAGCTAAGCATTGTGGGGCTTTCAGTTGTAATTGCACCGTTGCGCAGGCAGTGCTCAAAAATCAAACAAAGCGCATAAACTGCACTATAACATGCAGATAAAATGAagttaaaacatatttaaaaacgaaagttgaataaaaaagcaataaaaataaattgcccACAATGTTGGATTTCATAACAAAACTTGTGGCACACAATACACATGGAAAGAGGTGGGGAGCAGCGTCAGTCAGCGCACCATACAAGCATAAAGCACTTCAATTATTTACACAGCGGAATTTGAACGGTAAATCAAGATGCAACTGTGAATTAGTCATTACTTCAGCAGATgtaatggtaatggtaatgTAAAAATGCGGAAAATGCATTATTGTTGTggaaaatattcgaaatataagccagttttaatatattgattttttttttgtttttgaaatatgtttttgattttatttttaacttttatcaatttaaattttttaatatgatatatacttgtatgaagtGCTGTTTTTGCACACATTGAGTCATATTAATAGCAatgtattacaaaaacaaattaattgaaaaagcagCTATCCGTTTGGTGCTGTACTTCTGAAAAATCACTCCACAATCAACTTGACAATTCTCGGTATGatttattttgcaaaagtaatttaataatgTAATCATTACAAAATCACTCCAAAGATAACTTATTCTGttctaaaaacaagaaaaaacgttagctttgGAAACGAAGCAATAATAGCCTtcacagacggacatggctaaatcaactcagctcatcatgctgatcatttatgtatatattttataggatatccgacgcttccttctgggtgttacaaacttcgtggcaaacttaatatatccacCTCAGcgtataaatatgtagaaaacatcccagcagagcAGCGTTTTCAGCGGAGTCACTTTCCACAAACTACAAAAGTGATTTCTAAatcagtcaaaattttgataatttactAAAGCCGCTTAATTTGGTTTGTACCAGAAAAAAGGTATTTTGGATTCTGACAAAAACTGGTCTTATAATTTTtctctattttattataattttaatttccttgTTAAGGCAATACCCTTAAGATGAGACGGAATGgcaaatttcgactatttactCGTTATCACGCATATTGCTCTCGTTGATTTAAGTCGACTTAAgccgtttttatttaattagatAACGCCATTAATTCTTTTGTCTTCAGTAAATAATGTTGTCGTAGTCAGAACATCACGCATAACTGAGAATGAGTGAATGCCTTGTGAAATCCATGTTATTTTCGCAAACCTTCGCTCTGGAAACTGGCAAAGTTAAATTCCCAACCACGTAGATCAGATTCGGTACATATGGTCTTCAAATAAGTAGTACCCACAGAAGATATCTGTTTCTTACTTTCCATGTCTTTTAAGACGTCCGCTATAAGGGCTAACTGATCTCAGGGCGACTAATGATTTTCATAGAGAAATAGCAGCCTTAATATGTAGTTACAATATATAGTCAAAGGTTTGACATTACTTTCAGCGGTCCATCGCTATTCgagattttgctttgtgtgcaggtacattgtcgtgtaacaaaattacttgcCCGTGTCTTCTGGCGCATTCTGGTCTTTTTTCGATCAATACATGGTTAGAATGGATCATTTGTTGTttgtagcgattagtattaacagtttcaacAGATTTTAGAAGCTCAGCATATACCACACCCtactgatcccaccaaacacaaagAGTATTGCCTTCTTATCGAATCGCCCTGTTTTTGCAATCGATGTTGACGGTTGTGCCGGCttaacccatgattttctccgtttagGATTCGTAAagtaaatccatttttcatcgtcagtgacaattGGTGGCaaactgattttcttttgtgtctttgaagcaaaatttcacaaatgttttttcgcttttccatttgtctttcattcaattcatgtgtcACCCATTTTCTACACTTTTGTTTCTTTCCCATaaacggtctgaaattgtttgttgtgcaacatttaacttggctgccatttgcttttgactcaaagtatcgtcttcattcaatattgcttgcagttcggcgttttttaaattttttgatggtCTTCCACGCtcttcaacacaatgaaaaaatatgatatggtttgttcaatgactgtgaggttattgaatatgtttgacagatgtcatgccaaccaaacagcgAAAATTCAGGTATTCTCAGAATCACTTTTAACTTCAGAAAACTATCTTAGTGGTATTTCTTCTCGAAAccattaaaatttcttaaaaatataacttcatgCGTAGAAATCACTTGTTGTGGCTTCAACTTGTTGCATGCCATAAACCGTGAACCATTGTACGCACTTGCATATTCAACACACTTGCTGTGTTCCATGCATTGCAATCGTATAACGATGAATGTAGGTCAATTGAATTACTTGTACGGCTTCCTCGCCTATGCAAAACGACTATGGGGCAACTGGCTCGACAGCTGTTGGCTTTTTGCTAGCAGCAGACAGTCATTGGCGGCACAAACTCAGCTCCGCGCCAACATCGCTACTGCGGCAAGCATAGAAATGCGGCAAAAATCCAACCAACTAATACATAATTCAGTTAGCTGTGCATCCTGCGTGAAGGACATGCGGCATAGGCACTTCCAACTAGCAAGTAGTAACGAACTGATTTTCACTGTTTGATACAATTATTTCAACATGATTTCCTATCTCTTCAATACATATTTcttatttctcatttatgtttaattttgtatttgtttttgtttgcaggCATTTTGCACGGCCTCTTCGAAGGACTAATCGACAAGGATGAGACGGTGCGCACGGCCATTAAAAGTTCGCTCGTAAAAATACTGGAGACACATCCAGCGCGCGCCGTCGACACACTGGTCgagtatcgtgaaaagaatccGAAGCTGCCGGAACAAACAGTCATCATATTGCTGAAGTGAGTTGCAtgttgctttattgtttttgttgttgtacgttTATGGTGTTAAATAACGGTTTATCGTAGTGTAAATTAATTCGAAATGATTGCTGAAAGTGTATTACTGTTTGAAGAATAATGAGTAAGAAAGAAAAAGGAAAGTGCCGTGTCTCAATTAGTTTGGACCGTTAAGAAGAGGCTTAATGagtcataaataatatttattgttctTAGGAGCtttaaagtgtataaaaaagttCTTAATCGGAAGAAATACTGAGTATTCTGGTCTAAAATAGCTCTTGAGTATTGAGTTCCCGAGTCTGAACGACGTCTTCCGCTTTCGTTGCATTTAGACTAATTTCGTGGAGAaggtgtacatttttttttgatattagctAGGATTATGACAATGATGTCGTTCGAACCTTTTAGCATGTTGGGACGGTCAGAATTATTGATTGATTGGTTGTGCCCATATCGATTTACATACAAACCTAAGAACAACTAACTATACCTTCTGCATTTTGGCTTAATGTTCGTATGCTAATATTTTTTGCAGAGCCGTTGAGCGTGTTGTCAACTCAGATACATCCTTACCCTCGGAGGCGAATAAGAAACTCATTACTTTGGCCATTGAAGAGCTGACTCGCTCGGCCGATCATCAGCCACTCATACAAGAACACGCGCTCACCATTCTAGTAGCCATTGGACGTAATGACGAATGTAAAGCGGTAATGGAGGCACTGATGGCACACACCAAAGAGGGCGCTGTTGCACATTTCATGATCATGCAGTGTTTGGGCGCAATGGCAACGGCCAATGTGGTCGGCGTTGTGCCCTTCATCAAGCCAATACTAGCAACCGTATTGCCCAACCTGGGCGGCATCAAACAAGATCACATCAAGCAGGCACATGCTTATGGTCGGTTCATACGTTTTGTCTTTCCTTTTTCTAGCTTAACTCATATGCTAACTCTTGATACCAAATTTCAGCTCTTGGCCACTTTAGTGAAGCTTTGCTCGAACAAACAACAGCACATGGCGCGGCTGCTGTAACTGGTGCCACCAACGAAGAAACACAGCCGGCTGCTCCGCAATGTGCCGAAGCATCAACAGATTGCAGCACCGAAATTTCTGTTGCCTACGACGTACTCTTCAATCAATGGCTGCATACGCGTGAACCTAAAGTGTGTGTGGAAATCTTGCAAGCGCTCTCCTCCATGTATCCGCTGCTGCCGGTGGACAAGATACAGGATCAGTCATCGCgtcttataccgcaaatattgGCGCTCTACCGTCGTTCCATCGAGCGCAACTCGGTAACACAATTTCTGTCCTCGGTACTGAAAACCAATATCGCAGTCCAACCCTCGTTATTAGATCCGGTAGCCGAACAGTTAATATCGCATCTCTTCGACTTGATTTGCGTTTTTCCCGACTATGAAAAGCCCCAGACGGTTAAGGGTCACTATGAAGTGTTGCGTTGTTTTCATTTGCTCTCCGGCATTTACGCATCGAAAATTATCGATATACTTTTGATACATTTGCGTAATAATAGTGAACGCGATCGCATTAAGTCGCTGCTAATACTCACACATCTCATGAATACGTCTACGGCGCATATTGGCGATAAGCTGCAGGGCTTCTTAGAGTGCCTGAAGCCGATGATTATGTCCGAGAAGGGCATCAAAATGAAAATGACCTTGCTGAAGACGATAGTGGCGCTCTCGCAGAAGGGTTTCATTAAGGAGAAAGAGTTCGTCTGGTTCGTGGTGCGTTACAGTTGTAAATACACGAAGGTCAATCAAGAGCACGGCTCTCTGGAGGAGCACGCCAATTTCGTGTTGTCCTGTGAGAATTCACTCTACATGCTTTCCTCCACGGCCGGCACCATGGATGAGTTGTTGAAGCGTGAACTCTTGAACTACTTTGTGCTGTTGGACTACACAGATGTATGCTCGAATTTAGCCAAGTGCTTGGGCAGCTTGTTCGCCAAATCACCGAATATCGAATATGAAATTGCAGGTGACGACGATGCTGAGGAAAAGAAAGATGCCGCTGGCGAAGAACATGCAAAGGAGAGTGGTCATGCAAACATTAAAAGCGGCAAAATAATTGTGCCCTGTCCGGAGTCCATATTTACGCGTTGCCTTGCACTACTCGGCAATTTTCACTGCATCAAACGCTCTTCGAACATATTGACATTCTTGAAATACTATTATCCGCATTTGAATCCCGAGCTGAATACGCTCTGGGATAAGCACATACCCGATCTATTATTGCACATCAATAAGGAATCTGTTTTCTCGCGCAAACTCATAGAGTTCATAAGTGAAACCGTCGAATATTTGAATACACGCGATGAAAACTTCGCCGAACGCTTGGTGAACAGAATGTCCGACCAATTGAATCTCTATCCCATCAGCACGCCGCACCTTGAGTTCGTCATGCCCATCATGACGACCGAGCGCGGCATGCTGATGAAGTCGCTCGCCTTGGCGCTCTGCTGCGCCACTGAACCGCAGACTATAAATGCGAAAATCGACTTGATCATCACCTCGGCGCGCCAGGAGAAACTCGACAAGCACATAAAGCATGCAGAGTATGAGCAGAAGATTGCGCCATGCGCTCTTGCCTTGGGCTACATTTCACGCAAGCACTTAACACATCTCATCAAGAAGTTAGCCGAGCTGGCGCATATCGGTGGACGCAAGCATTCGACTGGTTTCTTCAGCAATTTGCATTTCATCAAAGACACACATAAGGAACAGGAATTATACAAGACGAATTTGCTGGTGATTAAGTCCTTCGGTCACATTTTGGATGAATCGGATCCCATGCAATCGCTGCAGAACCTCGATGATACAATACTCAACTTTCTGATACTGCAACTGACAGGCACCAAAGATCAAACCATTATGTCGGCCATACTTAAGACGCTACTGAGCATCTGTAATCAGATCATTGCAACAAAAGAAGAACTGACCGCGCCACTCAAGTACCGTAAGCAGATAATGGAGGCCGTGTTTAGCATACCGATTGAGGCGCCCTTTAACGATCTGCCGCTGCTGCCGACAATTTTGAAACTCGGCACGGACTTCATACGCATCGGTAGACGTCgcagttatttttatttcgatattatattattaataataagtgcatttttttttgcaggTGGCGTGGAGCCCACAGAGTCCGTTGATGGCAGTGTTATATTCGAGATTGCTTGTAAGAACTTCTTTGCATGCGCTCAgcatttaaaaatcaaattcgACTCACCAGAAGAGGATGAACGCAACAGTTTTCTGGCAAAACATTTAAACGAATCCTTGCCGGAATTGAATGCGCTTGCAAAGGCGATTATTGAAACGGATCCCTCGCCGTCCACACTCGATTTGATCATATCGATTTTGGAGACATGGACCAGAGATAAAAACTCCGAGGTGCGCATATGTGCTTCGCACGTTTTCAATAACGGTCTGGAAGTGTAtataaaatcaatgaaaatcGGCTGTGAAGCACCGTCCAAATTCAATCAGACGGGACAGATGTTGGGTAAGATTGTGCCACGCTGCATTGACTCGAATGGCACGGTGCGACAGGTGTCTGTGGATATTCTGCAAAAAACACTTGAAATCTCTTGTATTTATGAGACACTCACGATTGCCGACAGTGAAACGGATTGGGTGAAGGAGATCGATTTGGTGAAGGAGCAAATTATAACCGATGATCCGAAGATGATCTACAATTTGGCGGGTGAAATTGCCAAAATCATCGCATTGCGCATGtcgaattttcaatatttacagtttTGGTGAGTAAACGAATGTTATTTTAGGGAAAACATAAAAAGAGCATAGaagttattggaaaaaaaaaacggaatctTTATACTGATATGCCATAACTATTTAACTATGAGGCTTGATATAATCTTTGTTCCTTTCTTTTTCTTAGTAAAACTCTGCTACAAGGCTTACGTGACCCGGAGCAAAGTTCATCGATTGGAGCTTCGGTGgtgttgaaatttttcattcAGCACAAAGGTTCTGAACTATTTCACGCCATACCGGATCTCGTAAAGGACAGTCTGAGCGTAAGTCTGcaaattgccaaaaaattaatacctttaaaaagaaaacacaaaaaaatatgtattttaggcTATACGTGATTGTGAAATAAATCGTGCTCGCTCGGGTGTACTGAAAGCGCTCGTAGCGCTAACGAAACATCATCCGAAGCTCGTTTGTTTCGAAATGCTGACACAACCCTTACCTTACGAAAGGTATATAATTGCCGaataattattttctactttcaattacttgaaaaaataaaatttcacagcAACATTGTCGAATACTGGCATCTCATTGCCAATGATCCAGAGCTCACCGCTGCGTTACTGGAGAATTTCCTACAAATACTAACCTCTTCGTGTCTGTACGAGCCAAGTGAGTCGTCGACAAGTGAACGCCAGAAAATCGCAAGCATACAACCATTCGCCATTTTCTGTGCGCTAAAAGAGATTATGCCCTGCAAGGATGTCAAAGAGGTAAGGTTGTCCTATTATAACATAGAGGTATTGAtagtaatttgtatatttttcatgCAAAGGAATTGCATAAGAAGTTCCCTGAACTCTTCACCATGCTCCTAACCTCATTGGCCACCTATACAAATCTGGCAGCACCCATGCATACCGGTGGTCATTCACCAACTCAACAGGGTGCCAATAACTCTGCCAGTTCACTCACAACTGTCGCTACGTCGACGAAGTCGAAATTTGGTTTTGTACCGAATAAAGATTTGGTCAAGTTAAACCCCTGCCAAATCGTGTTAGATACATTTCAAGCATTCCTCGGCAATTTGGAAATGGAACAGATAGCTACAGTGCTCACCGTGCACACCCAACTCGCCAACAGCACAGACTTGAAGAACTATATTGAGTTGCTGACACCCATAGCCATCGGCTTGGTCAACCAATTGGAAATCTCATCCAGCACCATGAAACAGGTCGTCACTGCGTTAAGCAAATATGTTGCATCGCCATATGATGGCCAACGTATTGCGGCAGTGGGACTGTACTCACGTCTGGTACCGCTCAAACCATGCGGTGAGATATCTTCGGTGATTATGCTGCACTTGAGTTCGGCGCTAAGTGACCCTAACGCTGTGGTGCGTGGCTTGAGCATACAGGGTTTAGGTTATGTGGGTAACCTAACGGAGCATGATATTGAAAAGTATACAGAAACAGCGGTTACCGCATTGCTAAAGGGCATCGACGATCCGGTCAGGTGAGTTAAACGTATATTAACGttaatttttgtgtatatttcaATAACTGTTTATTGTACAGCGACTGTCTTATAAATATTCCGCTGGAGAGCATGCGCGGCCTGGCACGCATTCTACAAACCTTGCCCAGCGATCGCTTGGAATCTTTTCATGTCTCATTGGCCATACGCATTCGTCCATTTTTCGGCAGCTATTCCATCGAAATTCGCGAAGCGTCCATTATACTCTTCGGCGATCTGTGCGAGTCGAAGAAGGCGTATGAGACGAATGGCAGCATATCGCCGAATGCTGCCTCCACCGAGGCGTTACGTGAGCAATTGATTGCCAATCTCTTTCCCATATTGCTGCACTTGAGCGAGGGTGAAGCGACGATCATACGAGTGAGTTGATTTCATTACATGTATTACCCCTGAACAGTTTATTttaagtttgtaaaacccagaaggaaacgtcggagacactataaaatatatatggatttcgatatatcgatttgaaattttgcacatgtgcTTTTACCCCCTAGAAGCTGCATATATTATTGTTCGAAGCAACGTTACAATTCCcgtacaaattgttcagatctgacctacatagcatatagctgccatacaaattgggcgatcaaaatcaaatttttgtatgaatttttttttttttttattcatgcagtgcttctagcttcggtgccacttactttaacgttttttctagattttgaatcatttatatacattttcaggCTTGCAAGGGTACTCTACGTAAAGTTTGTGGTTTATTGAATGCGCCGAAGGTGAATGAGATGGCGCAGCGACACCTCATCGATCACGGCCAGTTGAATTATGGCGTTTTCATAGTGGATTTCGTCAAGTTAATTGTATGTTTCAAACACATGCTTGAAATAATACTTTTCTAAAATCAAATTCTATTTTGATCGCAGGCTATGGACTTGCCTGCCCATATACAAGATTTTATCGACTCGGCCATACCGAAATTGCGCAGCCAATGGGCCGAAGTGCGCGGCAGTGCTGCCATTGTTATAGGTACTAAACATTTGTGTCATATTTTGCCGGAAATTATAATACCTTTCATGCTTCTTAGGTATACTACACAATTTCCTGCCGGAGCGCAATACCCAAACCGAGTCGGTGGGCAATAAGCTGGCGGTGCTGCTAAAGGATGAAAATCACTTTGTGCGCGTAAAGGCCGCTACGGCTTTGGGCTATTTCTTTGGTGATATTTGAAAGGAAAAAACCGTTGGCAATAACGCTAACGCTCGGTAGAATGCATGTATGTTTacttgaaaataaaagtaagtaaaaaatatttacaaagcaGCAGCATAAGAAAAGTACCTAAAAGCAACTAAATGGCAGTACGTAAACGTGTTGATGTGATTAAAGGATATTAGATTAAGTTATATAATGTTAGTTTATACATGAATTATCTATAAACTATCGCTGTATTTATACACGTATAAcacatatttgaaaatatttatgcgcataaatcatttattgtttttcacaCTTGTGCATATGAAGCACAGCCTTGGCCTACGATAATGTaaatatcgaatttattttctataaatttgttgtttttaaaaagcGTCTTGTTAAAAGTTGTTTTAAGTCCACGTAAAAGTTGTTTACAGTCAAATTGAttaagtttagaaaaaaaaaataaacaaaaacaatttaattttttatttggcagtttatttgtttataaaaatttatgtagcAATTTACCTCATATAATAAATACAGAaaccattttaatatttatgtaccaAAACAGCAAAGACTTTCTTTTTATCACATATTGCCGAATGGAAAGTATTCTATGCGCCCACTAGACCAGCCAATGGTCAAAACAGTCTCTTTATTACGACGATTTTTGCTTTGGAAGCAAATGTATGAAGGATACTCTGTGGATAGGCCAGTGAGAAAGCAAAGTGGCGAAATTGTCATATCGAATTTCTTTAGACACGTATTGAAGAGCGCGATGCACGGGGTATCTTTGAATATAATCGCCAGGTAACGACCGTCTGCGTCCCAGGCTAAAGCTTGTGGTTTGCCGCCAACTTCACGGCGACCAGCATTGAATTTCGTTAAGTCGGCTATTTTTAAAGCTTCTTTAGTGGAGGTGCCGGCtgttgttgaaaataaaatagaattatttttaaacaaaaaaagaatatgtaattaaaatttaatcaagCATTTGCATAGTTCTGTAGGCAGCATTATACAAGCCGCGACTGTGCTTGTGTCGCGACTCACCTGTAGCTTGCCTTTCCATGGTGTTTTAATTTCGGCAACGGCCACACAATGGCATAGACAACAGCATACAAAACATTTGAATgcgtttttcaaatattttgcagCATTCATTGCCTTGAAAATGTTCTTAATATTAGTTCTGCAATTTACTCACATGCGAAAACCGTTTCGTCCTGGAAGTGTAAGCGATAGAGTATGCTGTCACCTGTTGTAACAAAGAGCAGAAAGTTGCCGCATGGCGACCAACATGCCGATTGCACTACACCACATTTAATAGTCCAACGTTCCGGCGTCCATTTCTTATCGGTCGACCAAACGCGAAATACACTACCAACTGTGGCAGAGAATAGGTAGGCACCATCAGGCGACCACTTCAAGAGTGAACATGGTGAGCCTACACGCCTTAACGGCGTATTCTGTAATTTATCTACATCCCATATTAAAATGTCAGTATCACTAATAGAGGCGGTAGCAAGTAGCGTGCCGCTTCGGCTCCACTGCACGGAAGTGATAGGGCAGTGACCGGGACTGTAAATACATATGAATTAATTTGTATTGTACTT
The sequence above is drawn from the Bactrocera oleae isolate idBacOlea1 chromosome 5, idBacOlea1, whole genome shotgun sequence genome and encodes:
- the Aladin gene encoding aladin, whose translation is MVSLQDVSTFIVPGQLCALPQNEVDSCSVSEYYPEINLNCEMFSTSVSGHPNDTYRNVMIPVNEGVIKRIVRTFFESGFMEALNEARDQETATVSPLICATAKYTFEMLEFVKRLKTKIFPHMREVSVNNVAEFSETRDWLRSYIRCIVWHPNCFKIAVAGSDDIVRIYTDEPAMVPVLKSGSQKWITSMAWRPLTAAELAVGCQKGVCLWTMDTNMHITRSATQAVFLKHPGHCPITSVQWSRSGTLLATASISDTDILIWDVDKLQNTPLRRVGSPCSLLKWSPDGAYLFSATVGSVFRVWSTDKKWTPERWTIKCGVVQSACWSPCGNFLLFVTTGDSILYRLHFQDETVFASGTSTKEALKIADLTKFNAGRREVGGKPQALAWDADGRYLAIIFKDTPCIALFNTCLKKFDMTISPLCFLTGLSTEYPSYICFQSKNRRNKETVLTIGWSSGRIEYFPFGNM